Proteins from a genomic interval of Longimicrobium sp.:
- a CDS encoding nuclear transport factor 2 family protein gives MRSRYLVALLLPLLAACQPQTSPAPSPAPSSAPAAEQAGARETTQQEQAAVLATIQSFMNALRAKDVAAMNQHVDSLTRLTLIRPTRDGGTRVVVMTGAQFITAVTQPNQPGIDEPIRNPVVHVSGDLATVWAEYQVRRDTTVTHCGFDAFHLVRSGGRWKLLNISDTYQAAGCGPAWPN, from the coding sequence ATGCGCTCACGTTATCTGGTTGCCCTGCTGCTCCCGCTGCTTGCCGCCTGCCAGCCGCAGACGTCACCCGCGCCGTCGCCCGCGCCCTCCTCAGCGCCCGCGGCCGAACAGGCGGGCGCGCGCGAAACCACGCAGCAGGAGCAGGCGGCGGTGCTCGCGACCATCCAGAGCTTCATGAACGCGCTGCGGGCCAAGGATGTGGCCGCCATGAACCAGCACGTGGACTCGCTCACGCGCCTGACGCTCATCCGGCCGACGCGGGACGGCGGGACGCGCGTGGTGGTGATGACCGGCGCCCAGTTCATCACAGCGGTCACGCAGCCCAACCAGCCCGGGATCGACGAGCCCATCCGCAATCCCGTGGTGCACGTGAGCGGCGACCTGGCCACGGTCTGGGCCGAATACCAGGTGCGGCGCGATACCACCGTCACGCACTGCGGCTTCGACGCCTTTCACCTGGTGCGCAGCGGCGGACGCTGGAAGCTGCTGAACATCAGCGACACCTACCAGGCCGCGGGGTGCGGCCCCGCTTGGCCGAACTGA
- a CDS encoding OsmC family protein, whose protein sequence is MLKRRGSAVWNGTGAEGSGTISTFSGALKDQPYSTSMRFQSEDGRAGTNPEELIAAAHAACFNMALSFQLTGAGFPPEELSTQAVLTMESQGVHWTITAVRLELRAKVPDISAEHFQELALAAKAGCPVSKVLNAEITLDAQLAS, encoded by the coding sequence ATGCTCAAGCGCAGAGGCAGTGCGGTATGGAACGGCACCGGGGCCGAGGGCTCCGGAACGATCAGCACGTTCAGCGGGGCGCTGAAGGACCAGCCGTATTCCACCTCCATGCGGTTCCAGAGCGAGGACGGCCGCGCGGGCACCAACCCGGAGGAGCTGATCGCCGCGGCGCACGCGGCCTGCTTCAACATGGCGCTCAGCTTTCAGCTCACCGGCGCCGGCTTTCCCCCCGAGGAGCTGAGCACGCAGGCGGTTCTGACGATGGAGAGCCAGGGCGTGCACTGGACGATTACCGCCGTGCGCCTGGAGCTCCGCGCCAAGGTTCCGGACATCTCCGCGGAACACTTCCAGGAGCTCGCCCTGGCGGCGAAGGCCGGCTGCCCGGTGTCCAAGGTGCTGAACGCCGAGATCACCCTCGACGCCCAGCTCGCGTCCTGA
- a CDS encoding cupin domain-containing protein, with translation MRYAILGCAGVLAAAVACTRAIPPAPAPAGGETILAADEGELYYLGRRQSPTLIKVDPKVAGSRHLFMLTEVLPPGTGVPVHRHTHDEEILFIHAGTVTVTLGDRQSEARAGATVFIPPDTWIGVQNTGSEPATFLAIFADPSTGDYFRGIGRAPGDSRPPPTAEEFAALNRRHHMVYR, from the coding sequence ATGCGCTACGCGATCCTGGGCTGCGCAGGCGTGCTCGCCGCCGCCGTTGCCTGTACCCGCGCTATACCACCGGCTCCCGCTCCGGCGGGCGGTGAGACGATTCTCGCGGCCGACGAGGGCGAGCTGTACTACCTGGGCCGGCGCCAGTCTCCGACGCTGATCAAAGTCGATCCGAAGGTTGCCGGGTCCCGCCACCTCTTCATGCTTACGGAGGTGCTGCCCCCGGGGACCGGCGTGCCGGTGCATCGTCACACGCACGACGAGGAGATCCTGTTCATCCACGCGGGAACGGTCACGGTGACGCTGGGCGACCGGCAGAGCGAGGCACGAGCCGGGGCCACGGTGTTCATTCCACCGGATACGTGGATCGGTGTCCAGAACACCGGGAGCGAGCCGGCCACGTTCCTCGCCATCTTCGCGGACCCTTCCACGGGTGACTACTTCCGGGGGATTGGACGCGCCCCGGGTGACTCCAGGCCCCCGCCTACGGCCGAGGAGTTCGCCGCGCTGAATCGCCGTCACCACATGGTGTACCGATGA
- a CDS encoding phosphatase PAP2 family protein, translating to MRGAAQGIMRALARFVRARWKRLLRLFALVGLPLAIFGTLAEDVWDDGGLAWDTPILHWARTQHTPGRDAAMAFISDIGHAYGVLPLAAVIFIALLVVRRRGNALFFAVAMIGAGALNQGAKLFFRRDRPDLWLSPSPAPENTYSFPSGHAMGSMALVAALAVLAWPTRWRWWAIIVGGAFTFLVGFSRVYLGVHYPSDVAAGWCASLGWVLGVSQIAYGRAGKPSPRATPAAAGPDPVEEPNLRAGPAGGD from the coding sequence GTGAGAGGCGCCGCGCAGGGGATCATGCGGGCGCTGGCCCGTTTCGTCCGCGCTCGTTGGAAGCGCCTTCTCAGGTTGTTCGCGTTGGTGGGCCTGCCGCTGGCCATCTTCGGCACGCTGGCCGAGGACGTGTGGGACGACGGCGGGCTGGCCTGGGACACCCCGATCCTGCACTGGGCGCGTACCCAGCACACCCCAGGGCGCGATGCCGCGATGGCATTCATCAGCGACATCGGTCACGCGTACGGGGTGCTTCCCCTGGCGGCCGTGATCTTCATCGCGCTGCTGGTGGTGCGCCGCCGCGGCAACGCGCTGTTCTTCGCCGTGGCCATGATCGGAGCGGGCGCGCTGAACCAGGGCGCCAAGCTGTTCTTTCGCCGCGACCGCCCGGATTTGTGGCTATCACCGTCGCCGGCGCCGGAGAACACCTACAGCTTTCCCAGCGGGCACGCGATGGGGAGCATGGCGCTCGTCGCCGCGCTGGCAGTGCTCGCGTGGCCCACGCGGTGGCGCTGGTGGGCCATCATCGTGGGGGGCGCGTTCACCTTTCTGGTGGGGTTCTCGCGCGTCTACCTGGGCGTCCACTATCCTTCTGACGTGGCGGCCGGATGGTGCGCGTCGCTGGGATGGGTGCTGGGGGTCAGCCAGATCGCGTACGGCCGGGCAGGGAAGCCGTCGCCCCGCGCCACCCCCGCCGCCGCCGGCCCCGACCCAGTGGAGGAGCCGAACCTTCGGGCGGGCCCCGCCGGGGGCGACTGA
- a CDS encoding cupin domain-containing protein, giving the protein MSITNALPAGVIVLAPGEGRHYPCGSMNSVFLADGEETGDRYSVSIWWVDAGRPGPGAHSHEANEELFYVIEGTMTFLVGDQHVDATAGTFLRIPAGVTHDFENRTASRAGALNVFIPGGFEANMPAIVDWFRTSEQAQVGS; this is encoded by the coding sequence ATGTCGATCACCAACGCGCTGCCCGCGGGCGTCATCGTGCTCGCGCCGGGGGAGGGCCGCCACTATCCCTGCGGCTCCATGAACAGCGTCTTCCTGGCCGATGGCGAGGAAACCGGCGACCGATACTCCGTCTCCATCTGGTGGGTAGACGCGGGGCGGCCCGGACCCGGCGCCCACTCGCACGAGGCCAACGAAGAGCTGTTCTACGTGATCGAGGGAACCATGACCTTTCTCGTCGGAGATCAGCACGTGGACGCCACCGCGGGCACCTTTCTGCGCATTCCCGCCGGCGTGACGCACGATTTCGAGAACCGCACCGCCAGCCGCGCGGGGGCGCTGAACGTGTTCATCCCCGGCGGATTCGAGGCGAACATGCCCGCGATCGTCGACTGGTTCCGCACGTCCGAGCAGGCGCAGGTGGGCTCATGA
- a CDS encoding aldo/keto reductase: MQTRTLGRSGLEVSALGLGCMGLSFAMGPAIERQQAIALIRAAVERGVTFFDTAQVYGPFTNEDVVGEALAPFREQVVIATKFGFDFDADGKPTGALNSQTASIRRTTEDSLRRLRVETIDLLYQHRVDPQVPIEDVAGTVKELIAEGKVRHFGLSEAGGRTIRRAHAVQPVTALQSEYSLWWREPEEEILPVLEELGIGFVPFSPLGRGFLTGKIDESTTFDSSDFRNTVPRFSPENRRANQAVVDLLARIAGEKQATPAQVALAWLLAQKPWIVPIPGTTKLHRLEENLRGASVELTPDDLREIESAAAHISVQGARYSENSQKMVDR; the protein is encoded by the coding sequence ATACAAACGCGCACGCTGGGGCGCAGCGGCCTGGAAGTTTCCGCCTTGGGCCTGGGCTGCATGGGGCTGAGCTTCGCGATGGGTCCCGCGATCGAAAGGCAGCAGGCGATCGCGCTGATCCGCGCGGCGGTGGAGCGCGGCGTGACGTTCTTCGACACGGCGCAGGTCTACGGCCCGTTTACGAACGAGGATGTCGTGGGCGAGGCCCTGGCTCCCTTTCGCGAGCAGGTGGTGATCGCCACCAAGTTCGGCTTCGACTTCGACGCCGACGGCAAGCCGACCGGCGCGCTCAACAGCCAGACCGCGAGCATCCGCCGCACGACCGAAGACTCGCTCCGGCGGCTGCGCGTGGAAACCATCGACCTGCTCTACCAGCACCGGGTGGATCCGCAGGTGCCCATCGAGGACGTCGCGGGGACGGTTAAGGAGTTGATCGCGGAGGGAAAGGTGCGGCACTTCGGCCTGTCGGAGGCGGGCGGGCGCACCATCCGCCGCGCGCACGCCGTTCAGCCCGTCACCGCGCTGCAGAGCGAGTACTCGCTGTGGTGGCGCGAGCCGGAGGAGGAGATCCTGCCCGTGCTGGAGGAGCTGGGCATCGGCTTCGTTCCCTTCAGCCCGCTGGGACGAGGATTCCTCACGGGAAAGATCGACGAGAGCACCACGTTCGACAGCAGCGACTTCCGCAACACCGTCCCGCGCTTCTCTCCGGAGAACCGCAGGGCGAACCAGGCGGTGGTGGACCTGCTGGCGAGGATCGCGGGGGAGAAGCAGGCCACGCCCGCGCAGGTGGCGCTGGCCTGGCTGCTGGCGCAGAAGCCGTGGATCGTGCCGATTCCCGGCACCACCAAGCTGCATCGCCTAGAAGAGAACCTGCGAGGCGCGTCCGTGGAGCTGACGCCGGACGACCTGCGCGAGATCGAGAGCGCCGCGGCCCACATCAGCGTGCAGGGCGCGCGGTACTCCGAGAACTCGCAAAAGATGGTCGACCGCTGA
- a CDS encoding RibD family protein has product MTGTAASRPRVICHMMASVDGRILTDGWPQSDEGRRQYEVVHESYEPDAWLCGRVTMEAHFAQGTRSDAEIAREHDGAPREDFRAPGERESFAFAVDSSGRLAWDTNDIDGDHVVAILSERVSDEYLAFLRERGVSYLLAGAREVDLALALEKIGSRFGVRKLMLEGGGKINGGMLRAGLVDEVSVLLAPVVDGRMGTPALFDFTEDDTPRYRLALDSVERRADDVLWLRYRVEPR; this is encoded by the coding sequence ATGACGGGCACGGCGGCATCGCGTCCGCGCGTGATCTGCCACATGATGGCCTCGGTGGATGGGCGCATTCTCACCGACGGCTGGCCGCAATCCGACGAGGGGCGGCGGCAGTACGAGGTGGTGCACGAAAGCTACGAGCCCGATGCGTGGCTCTGCGGCCGCGTGACGATGGAGGCGCACTTCGCCCAAGGCACGCGTTCCGACGCCGAGATCGCGCGCGAGCACGACGGCGCGCCGCGCGAGGACTTCCGCGCGCCGGGCGAACGCGAGTCGTTCGCGTTCGCGGTGGATTCCAGCGGGCGCCTGGCGTGGGACACCAACGACATCGACGGTGACCACGTGGTGGCCATCCTCTCGGAGCGCGTGTCCGATGAGTACCTGGCGTTCCTCCGCGAGCGCGGCGTCTCGTACCTCCTGGCCGGGGCGCGCGAGGTGGACCTGGCGCTCGCGCTGGAGAAGATCGGCTCGCGCTTCGGCGTGCGGAAGCTGATGCTGGAGGGCGGCGGCAAGATCAACGGCGGGATGCTGCGCGCGGGGCTGGTGGATGAGGTGAGCGTCCTGCTCGCGCCCGTGGTGGACGGACGGATGGGGACGCCCGCGCTCTTCGACTTCACCGAGGACGACACCCCGCGGTACCGGCTCGCGCTCGACTCCGTGGAGCGGCGCGCGGACGACGTCCTCTGGCTCCGCTACCGCGTGGAGCCGCGGTAG
- a CDS encoding cupin domain-containing protein, with protein sequence MSTTSDFVPLEIRDGLLVDLADDAYPTRVFGWRADALALEEDATHYGMAIQDGCTVETEAGRFSLRAGMFFVAPGAARVQGGAGMVISRLGYRGLFSLGGPVEAAGRLRYIDGCSDTLLVCPPVLGEPCLNHLHMPPGTDQTAHTHPSERIGVIVRGTGECRTPGGTFALRPGMGWRIPTGTLHSFFTRGEALDVLAWHPDSDFGPTHDHHPMVNRTMVNGVSASSIDEIRTAEM encoded by the coding sequence ATGAGCACGACAAGCGACTTCGTTCCCCTGGAGATCCGCGACGGCCTGCTGGTGGACCTGGCGGACGACGCGTATCCCACCCGGGTGTTCGGCTGGCGTGCGGACGCGCTGGCGCTGGAGGAGGACGCGACGCATTACGGGATGGCGATCCAGGATGGCTGCACGGTAGAGACGGAGGCCGGGCGCTTTTCACTGCGCGCGGGGATGTTCTTCGTGGCGCCCGGCGCGGCGCGGGTGCAGGGCGGGGCGGGGATGGTCATCTCGCGGCTGGGGTACCGCGGTCTCTTTTCGCTCGGCGGGCCGGTGGAAGCCGCCGGGCGCCTGCGCTACATCGACGGCTGCTCCGACACGCTGCTGGTGTGCCCGCCGGTGCTGGGCGAGCCCTGCCTGAACCACCTGCACATGCCGCCGGGGACGGACCAGACCGCGCACACCCATCCGTCCGAGCGGATCGGCGTGATCGTTCGCGGCACGGGCGAGTGCCGCACGCCGGGCGGCACCTTCGCGCTGCGTCCGGGAATGGGGTGGCGCATTCCCACCGGCACCCTGCACTCGTTCTTCACCCGCGGCGAGGCGCTGGACGTGCTCGCCTGGCATCCGGACAGCGACTTCGGCCCCACGCACGATCATCACCCCATGGTGAACCGCACGATGGTCAACGGCGTCTCCGCCTCGAGCATCGACGAGATCCGCACGGCGGAGATGTAA
- a CDS encoding asparagine synthase C-terminal domain-containing protein: MTAFAGVFGGRDPAAALRRLGFEPAWSEGEAAFAGVVERAQDGGWIACGDVVLDNAGELRSMLGLPGASQLALLAELVRKHGADAGRHALGMYAAAVWLPAERRVWLLRDGAGARTLYWTGDESRGWSFASAPRPLRRAAGVPGDLDAVALRDYLTCAFVPGERTMWRGISELRPGTALSLPDVRAHVFWEPVERIEDADAPLEVHAARLRELIDGAVRVRLPASGPVGVYLSGGVDSSLVTALAARMAPGPVHTFSLHFGGGYANELEWSSRVARHCGTRHHVLEFPASVIQKHLPESLAVLDDPIGDPLTTPNLLIGRAAAGVTGTILNGEGGDPSFGGPKNTPMLLHALYGGADDLTGAYLRSFGKCWDDLPALLTDDVKAALDDEPPAGWWFGPRLVDGGMRHFLNRLLDVNVRFKGADHILTKVANLTAANGLMGRSPLADRRVIDASFAIPPEHKLAGTVEKAVLKAAVADLLPAEVVHRPKSGMLVPVQAWFQNELRPYARAMLLDRNARTRPYFDPRTVKEWLDTPKVPKRGVKIWLLLTMEVWLRANE, from the coding sequence ATGACAGCGTTCGCGGGCGTGTTCGGCGGCCGCGATCCGGCCGCGGCGCTCCGGCGCCTGGGTTTCGAGCCGGCGTGGAGCGAGGGCGAGGCGGCCTTCGCGGGCGTGGTGGAGCGGGCGCAGGACGGTGGATGGATCGCGTGCGGGGACGTGGTCCTGGACAACGCGGGCGAGCTGCGTTCAATGCTGGGCCTTCCCGGCGCGTCGCAGCTGGCCCTCCTGGCGGAACTGGTTCGCAAGCACGGGGCGGACGCCGGCCGGCACGCGCTGGGGATGTACGCCGCTGCGGTGTGGCTCCCCGCCGAGCGCCGGGTCTGGCTGCTTCGCGACGGCGCGGGGGCGCGGACGCTGTATTGGACGGGGGATGAGTCGCGGGGCTGGAGCTTCGCCTCGGCGCCGCGCCCGCTGCGGCGCGCGGCGGGCGTTCCGGGAGACCTCGACGCGGTGGCCCTGCGCGACTACCTGACCTGCGCCTTCGTCCCGGGCGAGCGGACGATGTGGCGCGGCATATCCGAACTGCGCCCCGGGACGGCCCTCTCGCTTCCCGACGTCCGCGCGCACGTGTTCTGGGAGCCCGTGGAGCGCATCGAGGACGCGGATGCGCCGCTGGAGGTGCACGCGGCGCGGCTGCGCGAACTGATTGACGGGGCGGTGCGGGTGCGGCTGCCAGCCTCCGGTCCGGTCGGCGTCTATCTCTCGGGTGGCGTGGACAGCAGCCTGGTGACGGCGCTGGCGGCGCGGATGGCGCCGGGGCCCGTGCACACCTTTTCGCTGCACTTCGGCGGGGGGTACGCCAATGAGTTGGAGTGGTCGTCGCGGGTGGCGCGGCACTGCGGAACGCGGCACCACGTGCTGGAGTTTCCCGCATCCGTCATCCAGAAGCACCTGCCGGAAAGCCTGGCCGTGCTCGACGACCCCATCGGCGACCCGCTCACCACGCCCAACCTGCTCATCGGGCGGGCGGCCGCGGGGGTGACGGGCACCATCCTGAACGGCGAGGGCGGCGACCCCAGCTTCGGAGGCCCCAAGAACACGCCGATGCTTCTGCACGCCCTGTACGGGGGCGCGGATGACCTGACTGGGGCCTACCTGCGCTCCTTCGGCAAGTGCTGGGACGACCTTCCCGCGCTGCTGACGGACGACGTGAAGGCCGCGCTGGACGACGAGCCGCCGGCGGGCTGGTGGTTCGGGCCGCGGCTGGTGGACGGGGGGATGCGGCACTTCCTCAACCGGCTGCTGGACGTGAACGTGCGCTTCAAGGGCGCCGACCACATTCTCACCAAGGTCGCCAACCTGACGGCGGCGAACGGGCTGATGGGCCGCTCGCCGCTGGCGGACCGCCGGGTGATCGACGCCAGCTTCGCCATTCCGCCCGAGCACAAGCTGGCCGGCACGGTGGAAAAGGCCGTCCTCAAGGCCGCCGTTGCCGACCTGCTGCCGGCGGAGGTGGTGCATCGTCCCAAGAGCGGGATGCTGGTTCCCGTGCAGGCTTGGTTCCAGAACGAGCTGCGCCCCTACGCCCGCGCCATGCTCCTGGACCGGAACGCGCGGACGAGGCCGTACTTCGATCCGCGGACGGTGAAGGAATGGCTCGACACGCCCAAGGTGCCCAAGCGGGGTGTGAAGATCTGGCTGCTGCTGACGATGGAAGTATGGCTGCGGGCGAACGAGTGA
- a CDS encoding retropepsin-like aspartic protease, which produces MKCHSGRRAALLILLVLAGCAPSTARTRTPPAPLTVADVLERVRRAQGSAAAGVVLTEAQAGAPADTSVAAFGAGGRVRSGNTLGFDGEFAFQIDRTGMATPVPQRLREKLGIPLWVRGGWWAEREAPFERRLAPELADDSTVAVSFRARGGLVPATAFVDRRTWRVRRLVVEYERGPYTVDYDDWRPVAGRHYAFATRTAYRDTAEHRVVRAAPLAPGDSVRFIVPPLPADHEFDASVAAAVPTRGGVPFGPNSPGHYYVQPEIDGEQAGWFHFDSGSDGMQIDVALADRLGMPVIGRTRSMGADGRVREGTLRRGKTFRLGRLTFRDPVYLALDLSENNAPPGEKRAGVIGYPVFARAVVEFARDGEHIALFDPRGYALSPGAQWQPMSYIDLTPAVYTRIEGGRTGLYQLDTGHSGSLTLYGPYIRQENLLQGRDTIAVTTSGAGGSYREHVGTVEWIELGGRRFENVRAGFRLEGLSREGAAGNIGRRLMAPFTAVFDYPHRRVAFVPLPGG; this is translated from the coding sequence ATGAAGTGCCATTCCGGCCGCCGCGCGGCCCTGCTCATTCTTCTCGTTCTCGCCGGCTGCGCCCCCTCCACGGCACGGACCCGGACGCCGCCCGCGCCGCTGACCGTTGCCGACGTGCTCGAGCGCGTGCGGCGAGCGCAGGGCAGCGCCGCGGCGGGCGTGGTGCTCACGGAAGCGCAGGCCGGCGCCCCGGCAGACACCAGCGTGGCCGCCTTCGGCGCGGGCGGCCGGGTGCGGAGCGGAAACACCCTTGGCTTCGACGGGGAGTTCGCCTTTCAGATCGACCGCACCGGGATGGCAACGCCGGTTCCGCAGCGGCTGCGCGAGAAGCTGGGCATTCCGCTGTGGGTGCGCGGCGGCTGGTGGGCGGAGCGGGAGGCGCCGTTCGAGCGGCGCCTTGCCCCGGAGCTGGCGGACGACTCCACGGTGGCCGTGAGCTTTCGCGCCCGCGGCGGCCTGGTGCCCGCCACCGCGTTCGTGGACCGGCGCACCTGGCGGGTCCGGAGGCTGGTCGTGGAATACGAGCGGGGCCCCTACACCGTGGACTACGACGACTGGCGCCCCGTCGCGGGGCGGCACTACGCGTTCGCGACCCGCACCGCGTACCGCGACACCGCGGAGCACCGGGTGGTGCGCGCCGCGCCGCTCGCCCCGGGCGACTCGGTCCGCTTCATCGTGCCGCCGCTCCCGGCGGACCACGAGTTCGACGCGTCTGTCGCCGCCGCGGTCCCCACGCGCGGCGGGGTTCCGTTCGGCCCCAACTCGCCCGGCCACTACTACGTGCAGCCGGAGATCGACGGGGAGCAGGCGGGGTGGTTCCACTTCGACTCCGGCTCCGACGGCATGCAGATCGACGTGGCCCTGGCGGACCGTCTGGGGATGCCGGTCATCGGGCGCACGCGGTCCATGGGCGCCGACGGGCGGGTGCGCGAGGGCACCCTCCGGCGCGGCAAGACGTTCCGCCTGGGGCGCCTGACCTTTCGCGACCCGGTGTACCTGGCGCTGGACCTGTCCGAGAACAACGCGCCTCCCGGGGAAAAGCGGGCCGGCGTCATCGGCTATCCGGTGTTCGCGCGCGCCGTCGTGGAGTTCGCGCGCGACGGCGAGCACATCGCCCTGTTCGATCCTCGCGGCTACGCCCTGTCCCCCGGCGCGCAGTGGCAGCCCATGAGCTACATCGACCTGACCCCCGCCGTGTACACCCGCATCGAGGGCGGCCGCACGGGGCTGTACCAGCTCGACACGGGACACAGCGGCAGCCTGACGCTTTATGGCCCGTACATCCGCCAGGAGAACCTGCTCCAGGGCCGTGACACGATCGCGGTGACCACGTCGGGAGCGGGCGGCAGCTACCGCGAGCACGTCGGGACGGTGGAATGGATCGAGCTGGGGGGACGCCGCTTCGAAAACGTTCGCGCGGGGTTCCGCCTGGAAGGGCTGAGCCGCGAGGGCGCGGCAGGAAACATCGGGCGGCGGCTGATGGCGCCGTTCACCGCGGTGTTCGACTATCCGCACCGGCGCGTCGCCTTCGTGCCACTGCCCGGCGGCTGA
- a CDS encoding GNAT family N-acetyltransferase encodes MAVRPLQPSDVPATVVRPATPADVPALGRLGALLVRVHHEFDAARFIVPPADIENVYTGFLGALLDEPDAVVLVAERDGDVVGYTYAAIEGTDFLALRGPAGVLHDLAVDPAHRAHGIGRMLVDATMAALRARDVRQAVLFTAVQNESAQRLFARAGFRPTMIEMTRELDGEVR; translated from the coding sequence ATGGCAGTCCGTCCCCTGCAGCCATCCGACGTTCCCGCCACCGTCGTCCGCCCCGCGACCCCCGCGGACGTCCCTGCCCTGGGCCGGCTCGGTGCGCTCCTAGTGCGGGTGCACCACGAGTTCGATGCGGCGCGCTTCATTGTGCCGCCAGCGGACATCGAGAACGTGTACACTGGATTCCTGGGGGCGCTGCTCGACGAGCCGGACGCCGTGGTCCTGGTCGCGGAGCGGGATGGCGACGTGGTCGGCTACACGTACGCGGCCATCGAGGGAACCGACTTCCTGGCGCTGCGCGGGCCGGCCGGCGTGCTGCACGACCTCGCGGTGGATCCCGCCCATCGCGCGCACGGCATCGGGCGCATGCTGGTGGATGCCACGATGGCGGCGCTCCGGGCTCGGGACGTTCGCCAGGCCGTGCTCTTTACCGCGGTACAGAACGAGTCCGCCCAGCGCCTGTTCGCTCGCGCCGGCTTCCGCCCGACGATGATCGAGATGACGCGCGAGCTGGACGGCGAGGTTCGATAG
- a CDS encoding GrpB family protein: MKKIEVVPHDPRWRDAFDAEAKHIAAALGPNLVAIHHIGSTAIPDIYAKPVIDLLVEVDDVEAIDARSSAMGSIGYEVMGEFGIPGRRYFRKDDQHGTRTHQVHAFQAGSGEVQRHLAFRDYMIAHPAEAQRYSELKRKLAEDYPWSMDGYVDGKDGFIKEMDRRAAEWRASSSS, translated from the coding sequence ATGAAGAAAATAGAAGTCGTTCCGCACGATCCCCGCTGGCGAGATGCGTTCGACGCGGAGGCGAAGCACATCGCCGCCGCGCTGGGTCCGAATCTCGTCGCCATCCACCACATCGGCAGCACGGCGATTCCCGACATCTACGCCAAGCCCGTCATCGACCTGCTGGTGGAGGTCGATGACGTGGAGGCGATCGACGCGCGAAGCTCCGCGATGGGGTCGATCGGCTACGAAGTGATGGGCGAGTTCGGCATCCCGGGCCGCCGCTACTTTCGAAAGGACGACCAGCATGGAACCAGGACGCACCAGGTCCACGCGTTCCAGGCCGGCTCAGGGGAGGTGCAGCGCCACCTGGCGTTCCGCGACTACATGATCGCCCATCCCGCGGAGGCGCAGAGGTACAGTGAGCTGAAGCGGAAGCTGGCGGAGGATTACCCGTGGAGCATGGACGGGTACGTGGATGGCAAGGACGGCTTCATCAAGGAGATGGACCGCAGGGCAGCGGAGTGGCGCGCCTCGTCTTCCAGCTAG